The following are from one region of the Ornithorhynchus anatinus isolate Pmale09 chromosome X1, mOrnAna1.pri.v4, whole genome shotgun sequence genome:
- the RFXANK gene encoding DNA-binding protein RFXANK isoform X2, with protein sequence MEGKEEAADSCSKGSATASSPSQTQELSPTDLREAKETPGDDPDDSETVMLRLLPCTPDQMISDLDPGFCPPNMGNSLKHSTTLTNRQRGNEISALPATLDSLSIHQVAAQGELNQLKEYLRKGDNLINKPDERGFTPLIWASAFGEIETVRYLLERGADPHVLAKERESALSLASTGGYTDIVVMLLERDVDINIYDWNGGTPLLYAVRGNHVKCVEALLARGADLTTEADSGYTPMDLAVALGHKKVQQVIENHILKLFQNKLPPETA encoded by the exons atggaggggaaggaggaagccgCCGACTCCTGCTCTAAAGGTTCTGCTACTGCCAGCAGTCCCAGCCAAACCCAGGAGCTGTCTCCCACCGACctcagagaagcaaaggaaaCCCCTGGGGATGACCCGGATGACTCAGAAACCGTGATGCTGCGTCTCCTCCCTTGCACCCCAGACCAAATGATTTCGGATCTGGATCCTGGCTTCTGCCCGCCAAATA TGGGCAATTCACTGAAGCACTCCACAACCCTGACAAATCGGCAGCGGGGAAAcgagatctcagctctgcccgcCACGCTCGACT CTCTGTCCATCCACCAAGTAGCTGCTCAGGGAGAACTGAACCAGTTGAAAGAATATCTTCGAAAAG GTGACAACTTGATAAACAAACCGGACGAGCGCGGCTTCACCCCCCTGATCTGGGCCTCCGCCTTTGGAGAGATCGAGACGGTCCGCTACCTGCTGGAGCGG GGTGCCGACCCCCATGTCTTGGCCAAGGAACGGGAGAGCGCCCTGTCGCTGGCTAGCACGGGCGGCTACACAGATATTGTGGTCATGCTTCTGGAGCGGGATGTCGACATCAACATCTATGACTGG AATGGGGGGACGCCTCTGCTGTATGCCGTGCGGGGTAACCACGTGAAGTGTGTGGAAGCGTTACTGG CACGAGGGGCTGACTTGACGACCGAGGCGGATTCAGGCTACACCCCAATGGACCTCGCTGTGGCTCTGGGACACAAAAAAG ttcaACAGGTGATCGAAAATCACATTCTCAAACTGTTCCAGAACAAGCTGCCTCCGGAGACGGCATGA
- the LOC114806423 gene encoding nuclear receptor 2C2-associated protein, producing the protein MAPTVPLICSGTVSRVSSVLNRDVKQFGKKHLFDQREETCWNSDQGSSQWVMLEFPQTVKVSQIQIQFQGGFTCRQGRLEGGRKSETLVKITDFYPEDFNSLQSFPVADVMLDKLKVTFENSTDFFGRIIIYHLRVFGERL; encoded by the exons ATGGCCCCAACAGTGCCCTTGATCTGCAgtgggacagtgagtag GGTGAGTTCTGTTCTCAACCGGGATGTGAAGCAGTTTGGGAAGAAGCATCTGTTTGACCAGCGGGAGGAGACCTGCTGGAACTCAGACCAG GGCTCCTCCCAGTGGGTGATGCTGGAATTTCCCCAGACGGTCAAGGTGTCCCAGATCCAGATCCAGTTCCAAGGCGGGTTCACGTGCCGCCAGGGCCGCCTGGAAG GCGGCAGGAAGAGTGAAACGTTGGTGAAGATCACAGATTTCTACCCCGAAGACTTCAATTCCTTGCAG agCTTTCCCGTGGCGGACGTGATGCTGGACAAGTTGAAAGTCACCTTCGAGAACAGTACCGACTTCTTTGGCAGGATCATCATCTACCACCTGCGAGTTTTTGGGGAGAGGCTCTAA
- the RFXANK gene encoding DNA-binding protein RFXANK isoform X1, which yields MRGVGRGRVRAGKEEEKAAETEESGEAVQGAPLSPRKPGAARPEFRCRAGSPQSSKEQGVEAAFMEGKEEAADSCSKGSATASSPSQTQELSPTDLREAKETPGDDPDDSETVMLRLLPCTPDQMISDLDPGFCPPNMGNSLKHSTTLTNRQRGNEISALPATLDSLSIHQVAAQGELNQLKEYLRKGDNLINKPDERGFTPLIWASAFGEIETVRYLLERGADPHVLAKERESALSLASTGGYTDIVVMLLERDVDINIYDWNGGTPLLYAVRGNHVKCVEALLARGADLTTEADSGYTPMDLAVALGHKKVQQVIENHILKLFQNKLPPETA from the exons ATGAGGGGGGTAGGAAGGGGCCGGGTCAgagcggggaaggaggaagagaaggcggcGGAAACGGAGGAGAGCGGGGAGGCGGTGCAAGGCGCCCCTCTTTCCCCGCGGAAACCCGGGGCCGCGCGCCCAGAGTTCCGGTGTCGGGCAGGTTCCCCCCAAAGCAGCAAGGAGCAAGGGGTCG AAGCTGCTttcatggaggggaaggaggaagccgCCGACTCCTGCTCTAAAGGTTCTGCTACTGCCAGCAGTCCCAGCCAAACCCAGGAGCTGTCTCCCACCGACctcagagaagcaaaggaaaCCCCTGGGGATGACCCGGATGACTCAGAAACCGTGATGCTGCGTCTCCTCCCTTGCACCCCAGACCAAATGATTTCGGATCTGGATCCTGGCTTCTGCCCGCCAAATA TGGGCAATTCACTGAAGCACTCCACAACCCTGACAAATCGGCAGCGGGGAAAcgagatctcagctctgcccgcCACGCTCGACT CTCTGTCCATCCACCAAGTAGCTGCTCAGGGAGAACTGAACCAGTTGAAAGAATATCTTCGAAAAG GTGACAACTTGATAAACAAACCGGACGAGCGCGGCTTCACCCCCCTGATCTGGGCCTCCGCCTTTGGAGAGATCGAGACGGTCCGCTACCTGCTGGAGCGG GGTGCCGACCCCCATGTCTTGGCCAAGGAACGGGAGAGCGCCCTGTCGCTGGCTAGCACGGGCGGCTACACAGATATTGTGGTCATGCTTCTGGAGCGGGATGTCGACATCAACATCTATGACTGG AATGGGGGGACGCCTCTGCTGTATGCCGTGCGGGGTAACCACGTGAAGTGTGTGGAAGCGTTACTGG CACGAGGGGCTGACTTGACGACCGAGGCGGATTCAGGCTACACCCCAATGGACCTCGCTGTGGCTCTGGGACACAAAAAAG ttcaACAGGTGATCGAAAATCACATTCTCAAACTGTTCCAGAACAAGCTGCCTCCGGAGACGGCATGA